The Epinephelus lanceolatus isolate andai-2023 chromosome 14, ASM4190304v1, whole genome shotgun sequence genome has a window encoding:
- the pfkla gene encoding ATP-dependent 6-phosphofructokinase, liver type → MSTMDLEKLKMSGAGRAMAVLTSGGDAQGMNAAVRAVTRMGIYVGAQVYLIYEGYQGLVDGGDNIKLAHWHSVTNIIQQGGTVIGSARCKPFTSREGRLAAAFNLVKKGITNLCVCGGDGSLTGANIFRNEWSGLLDELVRKGRITDTLARQHDHLNIVGLVGSIDNDFCGTDMTIGADSALHRIIEIIDAIMTTAQSHQRTFVLEVMGRHCGYLALVSALASGADWLFIPEAPPHEGWEDLMCSRLESSRTKGSRLNIIIMAEGAIDRNGKPISSTYVKDLVVKRLGYDTRVTVLGHVQRGGTPSAFDRILSTKLGVEAVIALMEASPDTPACAIGLSGNHAVRLPLMECVEMTKLVQKAMNEKRFDEAVKLRGGSFENNWNIYKLLAFQKPAQIKSNFSLAILNVGAPAAGMNAAVRSAARIALAQGHKVYAVHDGFQGLAFGQIFEMEWLSVAGWTGQGGSLLGTKRTLPNKHMGKIVENIAKYSISALLVIGGFEAYAGVLQLFEARGHYDELCIPMCVIPATISNNVPGTDFSLGADTAVNAAMEGCDKIKQSASGTKRRVFVVETMGGYCGYLATCTGIAVGADAAYIFEDPFNIHDLKTNVEHLAEKMKKDIQRGLILRNENAHANYTTDFIHRLYSAEGKGIFDCRVNILGHLQQGGAPSPFDRNYGTKLGVRAIQWLSERLTENFRQGRVFANSPDTACVLGLSRKVIKFSPVTELKEVTDFEHRMPKVQWWFNLRPMLKMLAKYQTSFTEYVPGEIEHVTRRSISIDAGF, encoded by the exons GGGTATCAGGGTCTGGTGGATGGGGGAGACAACATCAAACTGGCACACTGGCACAGTGTGACCAACATCATCCAACAG GGTGGGACTGTGATAGGTAGTGCCCGATGTAAGCCCTTCACATCTCGTGAGGGCAGGCTTGCTGCCGCCTTCAACCTGGTGAAGAAAGGCATCaccaacctgtgtgtgtgtggtggagatGGCAGCCTCACCGGAGCCAACATCTTTCGCAATGAGTGGAGCGGTCTGCTGGATGAACTCGTGCGGAAAG GAAGGATCACAGACACTCTGGCCAGGCAGCATGACCACCTGAACATCGTGGGGCTTGTAGGCTCCATCGACAACGACTTCTGCGGCACTGACATGACCATCGGAGCAGACTCTGCACTGCATCGCATCATAGAGATAATTGATGCTATCATGACCACCGCACAAAG CCACCAGCGCACTTTTGTTCTGGAAGTCATGGGGCGACACTGTGG ATATCTGGCCTTGGTGTCAGCTCTGGCATCCGGGGCAGACTGGCTCTTCATTCCAGAGGCTCCTCCTCATGAGGGCTGGGAGGACCTGATGTGTTCCCGTCTTGAGTCG AGCCGCACAAAGGGGTCCAGACTCAACATAATAATCATGGCAGAAGGAGCCATCGACAGAAATGGCAAGCCCATCTCCTCCACTTACGTAAAAGAT CTGGTGGTAAAGAGGCTGGGTTATGATACCAGAGTGACCGTGCTCGGACATGTTCAGCGGGGAGGAACTCCCTCAGCGTTTGACAGAATACTG AGCACTAAGTTAGGTGTGGAGGCAGTGATTGCCCTGATGGAGGCCTCTCCTGACACCCCAGCCTGTGCCATCGGCCTGTCAGGGAACCACGCTGTTCGTCTGCCTCTAATGGAGTGTGTGGAGATG ACTAAGTTGGTGCAGAAGGCCATGAACGAGAAGAGGTTTGATGAGGCGGTCAAACTGCGTGGAGG GAGCTTTGAGAACAACTGGAACATCTACAAGCTTCTTGCCTTCCAGAAGCCCGCCCAAATTAAG AGTAATTTCTCCTTGGCTATCCTGAACGTGGGAGCTCCAGCTGCAGGGATGAACGCAGCGGTGAGGTCTGCAGCTAGGATAGCGCTCGCGCAAGGACACAAAGTCTACGCTGTCCATGATGGCTTTCAAGGACTTGCCTTTGGACAG atTTTTGAGATGGAATGGCTCAGTGTGGCGGGATGGACGGGCCAAGGGGGCTCACTGCTGGGGACAAAACG AActcttccaaacaaacacatggGGAAGATCGTAGAAAACATTGCCAAGTACAGCATCTCAGCTCTGCTCGTAATCGGAGGATTCGAG GCGTACGCAGGTGTGCTGCAGCTGTTTGAAGCCCGGGGTCACTATGATGAGCTCTGCATCCCCATGTGTGTAATCCCTGCTACCATCAGCAACAATGTCCCTGGAACTGACTTCAGCCTGGGAGCAGACACGGCTGTCAACGCTGCCATGGAG GGTTGCGACAAGATCAAGCAGTCTGCCTCTGGCACCAAGAGACGAGTGTTTGTGGTGGAGACGATGGGTGGGTACTGCGGATATCTGGCAACCTGCACTGGTATAGCTGTAGGTGCTGACGCAGCCTACATCTTTGAAGACCCCTTCAACATCCACGACCTGAAG ACAAATGTGGAGCATTTGGCTGAAAAGATGAAGAAGGACATCCAGCGGGGTCTAATATTGAG GAATGAAAACGCCCATGCAAACTACACCACAGATTTCATCCATAGGCTGTATTCAGCAGAGGGGAAGGGCATCTTTGACTGCAGAGTCAACATATTGGGACACCTTCAGCAG GGAGGAGCACCATCTCCTTTTGATAGAAATTATGGCACTAAGTTGGGTGTGAGGGCAATCCAGTGGCTGTCAGAGAGGTTGACTGAAAACTTCCGACAAG GCCGCGTGTTCGCCAACTCACCAGATACAGCATGTGTGCTTGGCCTCAGCAGGAAGGTCATCAAGTTCAGCCCCGTCACTGAACTGAAGGAAGTGACTGACTTTGA GCACCGGATGCCCAAGGTCCAGTGGTGGTTTAACCTTCGGCCAATGCTTAAAATGTTGGCCAAGTACCAAACCAGCTTCACTGAGTATGTGCCAGGGGAGATAGAGCACGTGACACGACGTTCCATCAGCATCGACGCTGGGTTCTAG
- the LOC117251480 gene encoding uncharacterized protein LOC117251480: MNDQFSLNKIDSALFQLALHSREVSRKKNEIDQRITVCRADIAKKRSHNEAVQKNIKKLKDEIRMKQSAVNGGNVKSKNATHSLLLQYNQTLRAELDNRKITYNSDMEVYKERITTCWKKFQSQKEYFYQNPLAQKLLKLQAENEETKCSIKACDDQIKITEKELDSLTGPEVDSASNEKLPDSVPGQQPIGAEKQLDPQTEEESSSSIDISSLNLNQTKVQCATVSSPPPEEESSKQWSCYPLDEQIQPDEMHTEVQEQEPGQEDQVLQSTASGVEGAMEERAAIDEGQAPSEEDEGLAAFPQSSPQETIPQPSPAEMTAVPSTPTFRFAFSPDSPPRKGPSDTKSPAFLFSLNSEPSTPGFSGFGFDFSSSQDEETSFAFSGSLFNVKKTTESKSSACPEFLFGQPEQGEDFQFTFSSKSPQATNKDNTRDEFPFSFNF, translated from the exons ATGAATGACCAGTTTTCACTGAATAAAATCGACAGTGCCCTCTTTCAGCTTG CTCTTCATAGTCGGGAGGTTTCCCGAAAGAAGAATGAAATCGACCAACGAATTACAG TTTGCAGAGCTGACATTGCCAAGAAGAGATCTCATAATGAAGCagtgcaaaaaaatataaagaaactAAAGGATGAAATCAGGATGAAGCAGAGTGCAGTGAATGGGGGAAATGTTAAAAG CAAGAACGCGACTCACAGCCTGCTTCTTCAGTATAACCAGACACTGAGAGCAGAACTGGACAACAGAAAAATCACTTACAACAGCGACAT GGAAGTCTACAAAGAGAGAATCACTACCTGCTGGAAGAAATTCCAGTCACAAAAGGAGTATTTTTACCAAAATCCCCTCGCTCAAAAGCTCCTTAAGCTGCAGGCTGAAAATGAGGAGACAAAGTGTAGTATCAAGGCTTGTGATGACCAAATAAAAATCACAGAGAAGGAGCTGGACAGTCTCACTG GTCCAGAGGTTGATTCTGCATCAAATGAGAAACTACCAGACAG TGTTCCAGGCCAGCAGcccataggagcagagaaacaaTTAGAccctcagacagaggaggagagtaGTTCTTCCATTGATATTTCTTCACTTAATCTCAACCAGACCAAG GTGCAGTGCGCTACTGTCAGCAGCCCTCCCCCAGAAGAGGAAAGCAGTAAACAGTGGTCATGTTATCCATTGGATG AGCAAATACAGCCAGATGAGATGCACACTGAGGTGCAGGAACAGGAGCCTGGACAAGAGGACCAAGTATTG CAATCTACAGCATCAGGCGTGGAGGGGGCGATGGAAGAACGAGCAGCTATAGATGAAGGGCAGGCGCCGAGTGAAGAGGACGAGGGACTCGCTGCTTTTCCTCAGTCATCACCTCAAGAAACGATTCCTCAACCCTCCCCGGCAGAAATGACAGCCGTGCCTTCAACCCCGACATTCAGATTTGC CTTTAGCCCTGACAGCCCCCCACGTAAAGGCCCCTCTGATACCAAATCTCCAGCTTTCCTGTTCTCTCTGAACTCTGAGCCCAGCACCCCGGGCTTCTCTGGGTTTGGATTTGACTTCAGCTCGTCACAGGATGAG GAGACGTCTTTCGCTTTTAGCGGCTCTCTTTTCAATGTGAAG AAAACCACAGAATCGAAGTCCTCAGCAT GTCCTGAGTTCCTGTTCGGCCAACCAGAGCAAGGTGAAGACTTCCAGTTTACCTTTAGCTCCAAGAGCCCTCAGGCCACTAACAAAGATAACACCAGGGATGagtttccattttcattcaaCTTTTGA
- the tmem169b gene encoding transmembrane protein 169: MLLRTSPLVSIYNPSKTKKVKRVTGSGEIMAQVEESHTEGEGSPQMISLRSDISGNHVDDGEVGPSIRRKRRKKKDPRPESIIVYRSEMERAPGEDQCSEEGAERSTEEGAKFLSTPTGEGGGWSLPPDSRYVTLTGTITRGKKKGQVVDIHLTLTEKEIRDLAKSKERLDAECEAGEGSKRACGCGVCQGPHVVLWSLSCAPVIFLLSFITSFYYGTLTWYNVFLVYNEERTFWHKITICPFLIIFYPMLIMPMALSLALYSAVVQVSWAFSEWWQAVRDLEKGFCGWACGKLGLEDCSPYSIVELLDSDTVSGTLQSKAPSELAQTSSV; encoded by the exons ATGCTGCTCAGGACTTCACCATTAGTCTCCATATATAACCCATCAAAAACTAAAAAAGTCAAAAGAGTTACTGGATCAGGTGAGATCATGGCACAGGTTGAGGAGTCTCACACCGAGGGAGAGGGTAGCCCCCAGATGATCTCCTTGAGGTCAGACATATCAGGGAACCACGTGGACGATGGGGAAGTAGGGCCCTCCataaggaggaagaggaggaagaagaaagacCCGCGTCCGGAGTCCATCATTGTTTACCGCTCTGAGATGGAGAGGGCGCCTGGAGAGGACCAATGCAGTGAggagggagcagagaggagcacagaggaGGGAGCTAAATTCCTTTCCACACCTACAGGCGAAG gaggaggatggagCCTTCCCCCAGACAGCCGCTACGTGACCCTGACAGGCACCATCACCCGAGGGAAGAAGAAGGGTCAGGTGGTGGACATTCACCTCACATTGACAGAGAAGGAAATCAGGGATCTGGCTAAGTCGAAGGAACGTCTCGACGCAGAGTGCGAGGCGGGGGAAGGCTCTAAACGCGCCTGTGGCTGCGGTGTGTGCCAGGGACCCCATGTTGTCTTATGGAGCCTCTCCTGCGCCCCTGtgattttcctcctctccttcatcaCGTCCTTCTACTACGGCACTCTCACCTGGTACAACGTCTTCCTGGTGTACAATGAGGAGCGGACGTTCTGGCACAAGATTACGATATGCCCCTTCCTCATCATCTTTTACCCCATGCTCATCATGCCCATGGCGCTGTCTCTGGCTCTGTACTCCGCCGTGGTGCAGGTGTCCTGGGCCTTCAGCGAGTGGTGGCAGGCTGTGAGGGACCTGGAGAAAGGCTTCTGCGGCTGGGCCTGTGGGAAACTGGGACTGGAGGACTGTTCCCCCTATAGCATAGTAGAGCTGCTTGACTCTGATACTGTTTCTGGCACTCTGCAGAGCAAGGCTCCCAGTGAACTCGCCCAGACGTCATCAGTGTGA